A window of Branchiostoma floridae strain S238N-H82 chromosome 9, Bfl_VNyyK, whole genome shotgun sequence genomic DNA:
AGAAAGCTTTTATGGTTTCTGATGATACAAAATTTCCTTAGAAGAAAAACCGAAGACAAATAGGCCAGAATACATTTATCACCCTTTTATGCCCAATTGGATACTCGATATATATCCTTTACACTAATGCTGAAAAGCTACTCAACATGTTCTAAACGAAGCTCCCATTTTCAGAACATTGACAACGTTCATGTAAGTGGATATTTTATTGCACCAAagaagtatatacatgtagtccatGGAATTGCACCAAATAGGACACATattgtcatacaaatcacctaaTATTCCTCAGTTCCAGTAAGTGCTAATTTTCATATAATAGCTGGAAAGCCACACACAAATTTAGATGCAGAATCAGTAATTGTACAGATATTTACACTTCATAATGTTAAAGTCttcaatgcacatgtacatactattaaTAAAATAGTCTCTACTACATAAAACAATTAGATTAGTGTTTAAAATTGTTGAAATAGCAATAGTCCATTAATAGTGTATGCACAAACTGCCATGCATTGTCCTGTTCAATTGTTGCGCACTAAAGTTCTTCTTAATAAGTTTTTCTTCCGTATATACAAGCCTTTAAATGTTCTTTCAAAgccttttttctttgaaaaatccCTACTATCTTCAAATAAATATTGTAAGTCTGCTCATTCtacaaacatttcatattttctcagTTTTTCATCTTTATTTCAACATTTGCCCTATATTTCAAAACAGTAGCTTTGTCCTAATACAACCTCAtaaacaattttgtattttaattACATACATTCTATGGCCTATATATGTCAATagtgaccatggtaaaatcctgatTCACTACTAATCTTTGTATGAAGTATAACTACAATGTTACTATATTTTTACAATCACCTGTAAAGTGTTGACCACTTTGAAATAATTCATtgtttaaccttcataaatATGTTGATCACTTTTATTATCTATTTATAAGTTTTACCATTTAATGATTGATTTTtcatcacacacacaaacattaaacATTGATGATAGTGGATTATgagtttacatgtatttcatgtttCTAAACATCTTCCTTGTGTATGTGGATGGCCTCCAGTCCCTGCTGTGTCAGTACTTCCTCCATCTCTGTTACCTCTTCATCAAAGGACTTGGACTCCATGGACAGCAATCCTGAAACACAggaaggaatgaacaatcagTATGTGATAGATGTTGGTATAGGTAGGCAGGTAAAGGTGGTAACATAGCTGTTTGAGACCTTAGGTGCAGTGCAACTGATTTTGTGCCCTGGAACAGGTTCTGCACATGACTTTCCAGTCAGATGTAAGAATGAGAACCTGACTTTGGTTTGGGAGATAAACTATCAAGGGTGCTTTCTGCTTTACAATCCTTTAGTCTTGGGCAAATCATAGGAAGAACAGAGCCCATTCCTCTTGTTTCGATATTCTTAttcaaaaattgaatttttagcATTAGGACTACTATGAAAGCTAAAGGCAGGCCTTTGAGGTCCTGGTAAAGGGGCAGTGGGCTGCCAATCCACTGTGTCAAGGGCACAGTACATTGTAAATTGAAAAGCGGAGACCATTTCTCTCCTTCTACTGCCTTTTATCTCCCCAACCAAAGCAACATTTTTAAATCTGGGTGTAATTACAAAAGTCCTGTAAAGTGCCTTACTCAAAGACAAAACATCTAGCTACCTGAACAGAATCATGACATCTTGAGATCTTTTTCTGCTAGCACAAAAGTCATGCTGTTTGATACGGTAACCATACAATACTCAATACTGTAAAATTACCAGAAATGCCTCTAGCAAACACAACTATATATAGAGGTCTAgtctgatttaatcgcgcttctcaggcccgtcctacattgccgcgccTATCAGCggggaggaggctacaagctccggatagcggataGAGGTCAATCCagtcacaaatacatgtagatgctaaGCACTTCAGGGAGTGTGTTACTCCATCTCATTAAAGCACGCATCTTCATTATTATGCAAGCCGCATTATCTCATTCAGAGCCTTCCTCATTAATTTTCCCCTCACACCACACCACAGTTAATCTCTGCTGTAGGCTCTTTGCAAGCTAACTAAAGCTTATGATGTGATGATTAAAATGATTAAAGGATAAAGTGAGCAATTTTTACTCAAAGAATAATTATTCCACTACATTGTGAGTACCTGACTGCGCAAACAATTTTGTAAACGTTTCGTAAAGCATATTTTAAAACTTTGCAAAAGTTACAGCTCTAACCCGTCCCCCCTATTTTGTAAAAGTGGAACCTACCAAGCAGATTGTCCAGTTTTGTAAGGTCTGGCCTGGAAGAGTCCAACTTGAACTGAAGGGGGTCCAATCCCTGGTTTTTCAATTCGTTGACCATTTGTCCCTCTGCATGCTGGCCCCTTAAGAAGGACACAAAGACCATCTTGGCTGGGTACACTTCCTCGCTGTACTTCTTAAACAGTGGTGCAAACCTGGAGGGAAAAATGTCAATTAGTCAGATGCACATCTTATCTATACAGAACAGATCCTATGCCTTGGTTAGGCCATATTGGTTTGTACGGATGACATTTGTCTTCGCAGCAATTCTTGTTCTTTCCGTAAAAGGTTTGTGACCATATTGTAAAttgagaaagaacaaaaattaagaatttaTTTTTAACTATATGTTCTGTGAGttgtgtcatttgttcaacctttctggcCACTTTTCATACAagtgaagacaacttttttttccattttatttCGTAACCCTTGCATCAGTTTGGcattcccggaggatgtcatccatttgatcgaatcaacatggcctaaataatAGATGGAATGGGATGGTATACttgtaaaacatttcaattacagCCTAATATATATTATAGgtttacagaatctgatgtataATATGTTGGATAAGGTGAGCTATTGGCCTAATTCCACCAGATGCCTTAATATCACCacatgacaaaaaaatacacaaatttcaAGTGATCTAACCATTGCAGCATAAGCAATACTAAGGTACACACTTATATacacagatatttaggtgttcaacaCAACCATGAGAAGGCCtctacaacaacattttttgttgtgGAGGAACTACATACCGCTACCTGGTGAGAGCTGAAGAGGTACTGCGGACCAACAGATAACACATACATTCCAGCCATTTATcactccttctgattggttagaatTAATCGATACCGACACCGGTGTCAATGCAAATCGACTCTGACTAATCAGAAGAAGCGATACACAGGAAAGTAAGAGATATGCAGGCATGAGTCAGAATatgtacagactgcaagggggaatagATTATTCttttaacattgataatgagttttcttgttctaaaaagccaaagcaatgtttcgaatattttctgttgaAATTCCGGTTTAAATATGCCAtctgtattttatttatttattggtttggctgcaccgaacacacagccagggctgcccaactagcctatggctattacaaagggctagccctgctgacaaacacataaacaatacaaattaaaaaaaaagaacatttgtatgtacatctctttacaaatgtatataccaaagaacaaatgtgaattttcataaattcacacatatagtaccaagggatctatgcatCATACAGGAGTTTTCAAGTCTGGATAGGCTACATCATAATAACATTAATGACCCTCCTGTTCTtcagtgtatatggtgtcataatgcctggtcCTTTCCTataaccaacaaataaaattactCTGTAGTTATAGCAAAGGCCCCagtgttatgacaccatatacacctcgggcgggTCCCTTAAGTCAGTCTCTCTTTTTTTAGTCACACTGATACAAATCTTCCAAAGACCTCCAATAACTGCAAAAAATAAgaatacaaaaatgcaaatagTTTGACAGAGAAGCAGCCACTTTCTCAATTGTCAAACTGCTAAATCCCCATGTGCTACCATAGGTGGAACTTCTAATTATGACTGACAGTGCAGTCAGAATCAGTGGTTGATGACCTGGTCCCTATAACTGTTAACTGCCTGATGATGAATCCTTACCTGTACCCCCCTCTGGACGGAGTGTTCTCTTCCTCATCAGTCACGATGATGAAGGTCTTCACAACTTCCTTACGGTCATAGAACGGCTGCAGGCTGGCCGCAGGGGCCGTACAGCCGCTCGCTCGGACAGTAGTAGCCACATCCAGCACCTGTAGGGAAGGGCAACAAGGTGTGCAGAAAAGTTATTACCTAAGGCAAAAGATAAATTTCAGATTTCAAGTTGAAAGATGGTGTTTTTAAACtgtatttgtttgaaaatacaGTTTGACTTTATATCCGACccataatacattttttttttaaatggataattaggttacctcgcggataaagttgaactagtaACAAGTGGTCAGGGTGTATCTGGGAATCAAATTTGATGCTTACTGTAAAACTGGAAAGACTGTTCCTCACCTAACCTCTGTTGGCTGGTGGTTAGGAGCCATCTCTAGCTTACAATGTTTAACCAGAGCTTTACTAatatccaggcagatttaccagtggcataagatgtacatgtatcaaagctggctaaggagtacagctggccaaaaagggagtcatcagcctctGAGAATCTGCCCTCAGTCGGCTTTAAGAAACTTCCAGCCTGGCTATTAACACCCTATTGTTGcctaatcaaactgtgcttgctgagtaggattgtcctttgtatgaaaGCGACAggaacattttatttgactatgtgttaagtaaatatcttTAGATatttgaatagtaaagagaaattaatattcctgacagcttttgataaaccaactctaaccaaccatacagctagctacatttatacaattaagaagcgagaggaactcgaatgtcctagaatagattagacgcacatctacatatatagatgtgtatgattgtctCCATTGCTACATATAATGTGattcttaccatgtgacctgtacttagcccagtggggcaaaaatgtgcaataaggtattcatccattcattcatttgttaatTGCCTTCCTTACTGTTTGGCGTAGATCTCCTACAGAGATGTGCGTGGATCAATGAACTTGtcccaataaagatataaattgcTCGTAAAACATTAGCACCACGGATATTAGTGTAGCTGTTAGTAATTGGCACTGGGAGaggcagcaacaccattgttgaatagaaatgctcctgcCTGTTTcagtagcgaaacacactcgtaggccagcttcactcctctggcagcttttgctatcttatgctacggtaggatctgcttggagattaggcttcACAATAAACAGAGAAGTGACAAACCTGTGGAATAGTCTCAGGTAACACGTGGGGCTCAAAGTTACTACCGTTGAAGAAGACCAGCTTAGCGGAGGTTAGGGCGGTCAGCAGGCTGGCGATGATGGTGGACGTCCTGATGGCCACGCCCATGGACGAGGATGCGTCACCAATCACAACCACGGGCGGCTCCAGAGCGACACTGTTATATAGATAAGGTGTAATATACaatacaagctttattgacacaacaaaatgtacagtaattGTTACTTTTGTACGgccaactataaactacaacaaaaaaagagaaagaatacagaagATATCTCACAATtctacttgacttgacttgacttatcGAACAGTATAGGATAAtaagattctactaattaaacaatatagaataataagattctactaattaaacaatataggatgaTAAGGAAAAATATctatacaatcaggtggggctaaacgtGTCACTATATACAGGTAAAGTGGGCAACTGGATGCAACATTTAAGGCAACGCCAATTTAATTATTTTCAAGCTTTCGGATTAAGATAGAATTGCTCAAcacaataaaataaaagaccAAGTTTCTAGATCTACTTAGAGCACTCGGTTTTATGCTAATTTCGCCAACTTCACCCACCTGATTTCATGTAGTCTTTTGTCTGCCATTGGAATCAGCAGGTCAAAGAAAGAGGCCTTCTCCTGAACACCGTCCTCGGCTGCTTGGTTTCCTACATTACAAAACAACAGTCATTACCTCATACAATAAACAGGCATGTATTTGTCTACTATATAGGATGATAAAACTGTTACTATCAATACACAATCAATAATTATTCAGCTAAATGGCTGACTGGTCTAGTTCAAGAAGATGGTACATGAATAGGAAATTCTGATATTGAAGATTAAGTATTATTCAACTTGAAGAAATGTTAGCATTTTCTAAAATGAGAGTAGACATTGTTTCAATCGGTAAGTCTCTTGAGAGGGAGTGGGGGACTAAGAGAAAAAGGGAGACCTATAGAAGGATAGAGAGAAAGAAGGAGAGATAGGGAGAGAgagcaagaaagaaagaaagatgaagaaagatgaaaagagagaaagagagggaaaggggagagagaaaataaaagagagagggagaaaaagagagtgggagagaaaaaatacgagcgatcgctgttgttgtttatatccggggtattcggcggttggtgcctaccaggacgtcagtagatagAATTAGAAATTGATATTTAGATTAGCAGAACAAATTaccggttaatatgtaaatcaatcgtttgctttttgcctaccactgcgtcaccgtgacatcatcgcgatcgctcgtataggGGACAGctaaggaagaaaaaaaaaggttctaAGCTGAAAACAGAGTAACCTTGTATCTCACCTTGGTATCTTGGGGAATCCTTCCTCATCATCTTTAGTGTAAGAAGACGCTCCATCAGCTTCCCATAGGGAAGGTTGACCTTTGAACCAGAGGTCAGCAGGTCATGGATGACCTTGTCTGTGGCAGGACAGGCCAGATCCTCATAGTtcctaattaaaaaaaaacaagaagataaCAAAAAATTAGAAGGAAAAACATTCAATACAGTTCCaatgtcagggctcaaaatacttttttctgcacacaTTACAGTACCTGCaacggtgcaggtaacattgaaaattacctgcaccagacaaattttacctgcaccactccgaATTCAGGTAGTATGGGTTATGCAAAATTGTTatggaaccattgctattttttcttttatactttataggtcaACTGTCAATGCAGGTAATTACAATCCATACACTGTGACCTATACATTATATGAAATTTAATAAATATGAAGAAAACCCAGtaatggaccagtgcaggttaggtgcaggtagacaccagaaatacctgcacagctccaattttatctgcactaatctgcatatgcaggtggtattttgagccctgaatctGATTCGTTCGAACAAGAGCCTTGCTGCTAGTATTTTTTGCCTGAATCAGTAACACTAAGGACATTGATATAggttaccgtatattctcgaataaagtacgcacccctgattttggacaagtcttagacagatctttgggactgaaaggtgaaatggaaaaactcaaataaagtatgcaccccttctccaccaattttgaacagacctttaactggataaattcaaatttatgatgttttccccaggttattttgcatgaaataacctgcatttacactgtcattgtctctatgaacttgtgaattgcctactgcaaatttctctataaaaatcactgagaactggtagaagaaatcaggcaaaaccagttgtacaagtcagagtcactaactcaaaaggattgtatgcaaatgccaatcttatgtaaatcatgtttagacaatttctttgtttcatgtttagacaactacaagacaacaacaatgtgcatgttttgaaacattactagaagtgtagctccaccttgctttattttaggctttttttaccatttctctgtgcagtgacctcaaataaagtacgcaccccaactttggcaacaacttgtagcaccttttcaattttgaaaagttaaaaaagtgcgtactttattcaagAATATACTATAcatcttatagttatacaatgTCCAGCTTGGTAAGCAATTTTACAAAGCCACAAAATATGGTGATACTTAAAGTCTAGTTTACACCAAGCACATTAGTcatagcccttattgttatgttagaactaggatgttaagctttatcctatacctattttttgtactttatgtaatagctgttgccatactttgtataCCATGTACAACTGTCGTggaataaagttcttctacaaAACTTAAGGCAAAGCTTTTGAAGATGAACTCGCTGATATCTAATTCTATAAGTATTTGCTGTTGTATTTAATCTAAAGCTTTTTGCCTTAAAAGGAGGTATTTCACTGAAATTGTGGTATGTTGATGTCACCACTGCTGAGCAATTTGACATGTACAGAATGCTCATGCAGCGTATTTAATTGATAAAATCCCAGGATCATTTTATGcagctttgtgtgttttattgtttttttttaatcatacaaATGTCATGTACTTTTACATCTTTGCAAATTCCCATTATAcataattgcacggcctatttgccagcgtatttcgtgcaattatccgggtggtgcaataatgcctTATCCAGCTGGAATTTtggaattccgtgcagttaacagaagtgtgcgttgtgcaattaactggcttctactgtacaagcaAAATCATCAAGTTCATTTCAGAAGGAAGCAACGTAccacagtccagtgagatatctCCTAAATGTATTGCCCAAAAAATTGCATGTTTTAAAAACCCTACCAGAGAAGTGTGTCCAGGTCCGTAGTGTACTGTGCTATCCTGGCCTTGGCTTCCTCAGTCAGACAGTCTTTGTGGGGCTTGATGTGTGCGTACGggatgtcaaaggtcatcacAAGTTCGTTAACATTCTCCTTAGTCAGGTGACCACAGTTCCTTACCATGCTCCCAGCTGGTGCCTCACCACCAAAACAGTACGGCAGGAACCAGGGTAACTTGAAGTCCTAAAAGAGTATTGGATAGTAATCAAAAGGATGCTTTTTAGTGTTATAAtgccatgtttatttgattacatggatgacacaGTGCCAAGGCTTGAaacaccacctgcatatgcaggttagtgcaggtacaaGTTACACTAGTACTGTGCATTATTTCTGATGTCTAtatgcacctaacctgcacagaCTTTAGAGACTTGTCCTTGTAATTCCTAAACATGAAATAAATGACCCAGCTGATCACGATGAGGACAGTAATGATGATCACTGATAGTTTGGAATTATTGTCAGTACATCAACATGTaaccttttttttagtttctatGAAAGGCAGTTTTCCCTTACCGACTTTTTGTTAGTAAACGTGTACAAAGTATTTTCAAAGGATAGTTTTATACATTTTTGAGGTGTATTTGaatagtgcaggtaacatttctctgatgcaggtaatttcaaatgttacctgcaccagtgcaggtagacagtaaaaagtattttgagccctttCTGCACTTGTCTGCATATCAATGTTATATTGCAGCTGCAAATTAAAAGACATATGTCATAAATATATATGTCATAAATtgggaaaaaatgttttcttgcaAGTCGCGATACAGGGTTTCGAACCAACTGCCATATTTACTATGATGTCATGGAAATTAACTTGGCAGTAGGaagtatgatttgtaagatTCAAACAAGggtgtattttgtacaaaagtTTTTGTTTATTATAAATATACtgtttacaaatgttttcaggaactgttgtttttttggtctCATTATTGACATATTAAGTGCTTGAATCAATACCTTTTTAGGGTTGAGGTGGCAGAGGTCAGCCAGGCGCTTCCATGGCTCCGGGGGGAAAAACAAGGCGTAGAACTCCAACTGGTCAGCGGTCAGTCTGGACACCCAGCGGCGGATGTGTCGGGCCAACGCACCGCTCATAGATCCCAGCTGTAAATGTTTACAAAAAATTATATAATGACTAAATGTGAGGCAGATTTGTATATGTACACCAATGTCACATTGTGTATCTTTGACAATGACAAAGACTAAATGCATTATTTAGACAACAAAAGTAGAAGTGTAGAGAGAAACATCATATTCTATCTACAGTGTCTCTTCCCTCttcttgaaatacatgtagacaaCTTCACAGAGAATTCAATTCTGAGTAAAAATGTTGAAGCATGTTGTCTTATAGTCTTTTTGAAGTTCAGATTGAGCAGATATACAAAATTTCAGCTGCACACACAATAAAGCTAGTAGATACGAGAACTGATCCAAGGGACAGAAAATGTGAATGTTGGAACAACATTTTCAATAattatgtagaaaatgaaatgcattttgttttagagtGGTCATTATATTCAAATATTCCGACATATCCCTTAGCGCGCGCCTTTAAAGAATACGTAATGTTTTCATACACAACAATATAATAGAAAGACATGACATTTTAAGGAGAGGGAAgaatcttaaagtttgtagatgaatacacttttacttttagttATCTAACTCTTTGCAATTTATCCAACGTCAAGAGTGAATATGGAATGACGAGAATCATAATTGCCATTGTAAAAGCAAGAAATTCTCTACATTTAAATTGACTTTTCAAACTATTCACATAAACTTTTGCAAGTAACAGGTGGAAGGTGATACCATTTTACTTACGGGGGGTTTGATGGCGTTGAAGTTGTCCCTGTTGGACTTGACCTTCCCCACGGCTTTCTTCTTGGTCTTGCCCGGTTGGAGTTC
This region includes:
- the LOC118423425 gene encoding uncharacterized protein LOC118423425 → MPSHARGRGRGGRGRGRGGCRNFGGDRPQRPKDEWGVEAESQGSSDDPTCDLMTLFTGTHSFQQHHTAQEKDRIRYAAVMAVLEKNGVEVPQGSRIRALAAAWARHDHTLANTFLQDSSKFGLVEILKALTLLDSGRKVRECEKKLKRLELQPGKTKKKAVGKVKSNRDNFNAIKPPLGSMSGALARHIRRWVSRLTADQLEFYALFFPPEPWKRLADLCHLNPKKDFKLPWFLPYCFGGEAPAGSMVRNCGHLTKENVNELVMTFDIPYAHIKPHKDCLTEEAKARIAQYTTDLDTLLWNYEDLACPATDKVIHDLLTSGSKVNLPYGKLMERLLTLKMMRKDSPRYQGNQAAEDGVQEKASFFDLLIPMADKRLHEISVALEPPVVVIGDASSSMGVAIRTSTIIASLLTALTSAKLVFFNGSNFEPHVLPETIPQVLDVATTVRASGCTAPAASLQPFYDRKEVVKTFIIVTDEEENTPSRGGYRFAPLFKKYSEEVYPAKMVFVSFLRGQHAEGQMVNELKNQGLDPLQFKLDSSRPDLTKLDNLLGLLSMESKSFDEEVTEMEEVLTQQGLEAIHIHKEDV